A single genomic interval of Bradyrhizobium sp. sBnM-33 harbors:
- a CDS encoding DUF1993 family protein, which produces MSFHDLTVPAFLQILGSLSGLLTKAEAHCKAKNIEPEVLLNARLYPDMYPLIRQVQTVCDFAAKTCARLTGSEVPSTPDTEKSFEELQQRIAKTVDYVKAFKPAQFEGGEMREVTFPIGPSNTMTVKGQQYLVNFAFPNFYFHAATAHGILRHNGVEIGKRDFLGVR; this is translated from the coding sequence ATGTCATTCCACGACCTAACCGTGCCGGCCTTCCTGCAAATTCTCGGCAGCCTTTCCGGCCTGCTCACCAAAGCGGAAGCGCATTGCAAGGCAAAGAACATCGAGCCCGAGGTGCTGCTCAATGCGCGGCTCTATCCGGACATGTATCCGCTGATCCGCCAGGTGCAGACCGTCTGCGATTTTGCCGCGAAAACCTGCGCGCGCCTCACCGGCAGCGAAGTGCCGTCCACGCCCGACACCGAAAAGAGTTTTGAGGAATTGCAGCAGCGGATCGCGAAGACGGTCGACTATGTGAAGGCGTTCAAGCCGGCGCAGTTTGAGGGTGGCGAGATGCGCGAAGTGACCTTCCCGATCGGCCCCAGCAACACCATGACGGTGAAGGGCCAGCAATATCTCGTCAATTTTGCGTTCCCGAATTTTTACTTCCACGCCGCCACCGCGCACGGCATTTTGCGCCACAACGGCG
- a CDS encoding lytic murein transglycosylase, which translates to MPTCRFLLVAAASLAFSSASIAQPAPTPVRPAAVRPVAAPRPPVAGVAAQPVALAPSPRAAACHNGMSFDRFLADLKQQAVAEGVSQRTLAEAAPYLVYDQGIVNRDRGQRVFGQVFTEFARNRASDAAARNAQARIRMHAAAFNRAEKEYGVPPAVIAAFWGLESSFGAELGNLHTLRSLVSLAYDCRRSEMFQKETIAALKIIDRGDLTASEMIGAWAGELGQTQFLATHYFNYAVDYDGDGHRNLLRSASDVIGSTANYIANGLKWRRGEPWLQEVRAPQNFPWEQADLTTKLPRAKFAQLGVTYPDGRPLPNDDLPASLLLPMGRTGPAFLAYANFAAYTEWNNSLIYSTTAAYLATRIAGAPPMRQPSAPVAQLPLNELKELQLLLVRAGSNVGKVDGVMGQLSRTAVKAMQIKYGLPADSWPTAELLARMRGPSVQAQPAGLVMPAAR; encoded by the coding sequence ATGCCAACTTGCAGATTTCTCCTGGTCGCCGCGGCATCGTTGGCATTCTCATCGGCAAGCATAGCGCAACCGGCGCCCACCCCCGTCCGGCCCGCCGCGGTCCGGCCCGTGGCAGCGCCGAGACCTCCGGTCGCCGGCGTTGCCGCCCAGCCGGTCGCCCTCGCCCCCTCGCCCCGCGCGGCGGCCTGCCACAACGGCATGTCGTTCGATCGTTTCCTTGCCGACCTCAAGCAGCAGGCGGTTGCGGAAGGCGTCTCGCAGCGCACGTTGGCCGAAGCCGCACCTTACCTCGTCTATGACCAGGGCATCGTCAACCGCGACCGCGGCCAGCGCGTATTCGGCCAGGTGTTCACCGAGTTCGCGCGGAACAGGGCCTCCGATGCCGCGGCAAGAAATGCGCAAGCGCGAATCCGGATGCATGCGGCCGCGTTCAACCGCGCCGAGAAGGAATATGGCGTGCCGCCGGCCGTGATCGCCGCGTTCTGGGGGCTGGAGAGCAGTTTTGGCGCCGAGTTGGGCAATCTGCATACGCTGCGCTCGCTGGTGTCGCTGGCCTATGACTGCCGGCGCTCCGAGATGTTCCAGAAGGAAACCATCGCCGCGCTGAAGATCATCGACCGCGGCGATCTCACGGCAAGCGAGATGATCGGCGCATGGGCCGGCGAGCTCGGGCAGACGCAGTTTCTTGCGACGCACTACTTCAATTACGCGGTGGACTATGATGGCGACGGCCATCGCAACCTGTTGCGCAGCGCGTCCGACGTAATCGGCTCGACCGCGAACTATATCGCCAACGGATTGAAATGGCGGCGCGGCGAGCCGTGGCTGCAGGAAGTGCGCGCGCCGCAAAATTTTCCGTGGGAGCAGGCTGACCTCACGACAAAACTCCCGCGCGCGAAATTCGCGCAGCTCGGCGTTACCTATCCCGACGGCCGGCCGCTGCCGAACGACGACTTGCCGGCCTCGCTGCTGTTGCCGATGGGCCGCACCGGGCCGGCGTTCCTGGCGTATGCGAATTTCGCCGCGTATACCGAGTGGAACAACTCGCTGATCTATTCGACCACCGCAGCCTATCTCGCCACCCGTATCGCCGGCGCCCCGCCGATGCGGCAGCCGTCGGCGCCGGTGGCGCAACTGCCGCTTAACGAGCTGAAGGAATTGCAGCTTTTATTGGTGCGCGCCGGCTCCAATGTCGGCAAGGTCGACGGCGTGATGGGGCAATTGAGCCGCACGGCGGTGAAGGCGATGCAGATCAAATACGGCCTGCCTGCGGATTCCTGGCCGACGGCGGAGCTCTTGGCGCGAATGCGCGGCCCCAGCGTCCAGGCGCAGCCCGCCGGCCTGGTAATGCCGGCGGCGCGGTAG